In one window of Micromonospora cathayae DNA:
- a CDS encoding cellulose binding domain-containing protein: MVGVPSSSVLRRLRPGVPALVVLSVALLGAGLIAVPAADAGTATPAGPAALAYPGVAPAPGSSPGTAGTEPPPTPTTTPSTPGTSPFPPSVPTNVTATQVRTGAVTLTWTAPTPGCCPVAGYDIMYYQEFSDVIFSASVGPVTTTTITNYVTAGQQYTFRVSARDGLGHRSHYSNPLTVVTPVTDTGPDTIPPVAPQNLTIGDVTDSTAVLSWSPSTDNVGVVGYDVYRFDGWYTSRLVATVPATTYTVPLVPLPPTQRLLYYVRARDAVGNVSIASNTVTAPAGPTPTPTPPPPATCRVTYQLQSEWPGGFVAAVTVRNTGTTPVDGWTVSFSFPGDQQVTSAWNGTVSQSGTTVTARNVDWNRVLGADGSATFGIQGRWSASNASPTSFMLNGAACAVG; encoded by the coding sequence ATGGTAGGCGTCCCCTCGTCCTCGGTGCTCCGCCGCCTGCGGCCCGGCGTGCCGGCTCTCGTCGTCCTGTCCGTCGCGCTGCTCGGTGCCGGTCTGATCGCCGTACCCGCGGCCGATGCCGGCACCGCGACGCCCGCCGGGCCGGCGGCCCTCGCGTACCCGGGGGTCGCCCCGGCGCCGGGCAGTTCCCCGGGGACGGCCGGAACCGAGCCGCCGCCGACGCCGACCACGACGCCCAGCACGCCGGGTACCTCGCCGTTCCCGCCGAGCGTGCCCACGAACGTGACCGCCACCCAGGTCCGGACCGGGGCGGTCACCCTCACCTGGACGGCCCCCACGCCCGGCTGCTGCCCGGTCGCCGGGTACGACATCATGTACTACCAGGAGTTCAGCGACGTCATCTTCAGCGCCAGCGTCGGGCCTGTCACCACCACCACGATCACCAACTACGTCACGGCGGGTCAGCAGTACACCTTCCGGGTCTCCGCCCGCGACGGCCTCGGTCACCGCTCCCACTACTCGAACCCGCTGACCGTGGTCACCCCGGTGACGGACACCGGCCCGGACACCATCCCGCCGGTCGCCCCGCAGAACCTGACCATCGGCGACGTGACCGACTCGACCGCCGTACTCTCCTGGTCGCCGTCGACGGACAACGTCGGCGTGGTCGGGTACGACGTCTACCGGTTCGACGGCTGGTACACCTCGAGGCTGGTCGCCACCGTGCCGGCGACCACGTACACGGTGCCGCTGGTGCCGCTGCCGCCGACGCAGCGTCTCCTGTACTACGTGCGGGCCCGGGACGCGGTGGGCAACGTGTCGATCGCGTCGAACACGGTCACCGCGCCCGCCGGGCCCACGCCCACGCCGACGCCCCCGCCGCCGGCCACCTGCCGGGTGACCTACCAGCTGCAGTCCGAGTGGCCGGGTGGGTTCGTCGCCGCCGTGACGGTCCGGAACACGGGGACGACGCCGGTCGACGGTTGGACCGTGTCGTTCAGTTTCCCGGGCGACCAGCAGGTCACCTCCGCCTGGAACGGCACGGTCAGCCAGAGCGGTACCACCGTGACGGCCCGCAACGTCGACTGGAACCGGGTGCTCGGGGCGGACGGCTCCGCGACCTTCGGTATCCAGGGACGGTGGAGCGCCAGCAACGCGTCGCCGACCAGCTTCATGTTGAACGGTGCCGCCTGCGCCGTGGGCTGA
- a CDS encoding VOC family protein — translation MTGQRPRLTLAATVLDSPDARELASFYERLLGWFREDDEPDWVTLRAPGGGAGLAFQTEPDHVPPVWPAGPGDQRMMTHLDIQVDDLDAASAHAVAVGATLADFQPQDDVRVHLDPAGHPFCLFL, via the coding sequence ATGACCGGACAACGCCCCCGCCTGACCCTGGCCGCCACCGTGCTGGACTCGCCCGACGCCCGGGAACTCGCCAGCTTCTACGAACGCCTGCTCGGCTGGTTCCGGGAGGACGACGAGCCGGACTGGGTCACCCTGCGGGCCCCGGGCGGTGGTGCCGGCCTGGCCTTCCAGACCGAACCGGACCACGTACCACCGGTCTGGCCGGCGGGCCCCGGGGACCAGCGGATGATGACCCACCTCGACATCCAGGTGGACGACCTCGATGCGGCCTCGGCACACGCGGTCGCGGTGGGCGCCACGCTGGCGGACTTCCAGCCCCAGGACGACGTCCGGGTCCACCTCGACCCGGCCGGCCATCCGTTCTGCCTGTTCCTCTAG
- a CDS encoding DUF4259 domain-containing protein: MGTWGSGNFDDDTAADHLSALTGRLISEVAEAMSGDPVGIEPDEYWGVVVPCNLELLHLLARQKYVGASLPAPETIADWKSRYLAVWDGTIDGLEPSPEYREQRRTVLVRTFDQLLELARG, from the coding sequence ATGGGCACCTGGGGCAGCGGCAACTTCGACGACGACACGGCAGCCGACCACCTGTCGGCGCTGACCGGTCGGTTGATCTCCGAGGTAGCCGAGGCGATGTCCGGCGACCCGGTCGGCATCGAGCCCGACGAGTACTGGGGTGTGGTGGTGCCCTGCAACCTGGAGCTGCTGCACCTGCTGGCCCGGCAGAAGTACGTGGGCGCCAGCCTGCCCGCCCCGGAGACGATCGCCGACTGGAAGAGCAGGTACCTGGCGGTCTGGGACGGGACGATCGACGGCCTGGAGCCCAGCCCGGAGTACCGGGAGCAGCGGCGGACCGTCCTCGTGCGGACCTTCGACCAACTGCTGGAGCTGGCCAGGGGCTAG